The following coding sequences lie in one Pelobacter seleniigenes DSM 18267 genomic window:
- a CDS encoding NAD-dependent epimerase/dehydratase family protein, which yields MRILIVGNLGYVGPNVVNQLRMTYPDAEIAGFDIGYFAHCLTNAGVLPEVKLDMQYFGDLRQFPEQLLHGVDVVIDLAAISNDPIGNLFEEVTMDINYRSAVNLAKLAKRNGVRSFVYASSCSMYGQADDSPRKEGDRLNPLTAYARSKVAAEEGLEKLADENFTVTCNRFATACGWSNRLRLDLVLNDFVAGALVNRHISILSDGTPWRPLINTKDMARAIDWAVARPAANGGSFLAINCGSSAWNTTMLELAEATAEVIPGVDISVNPDAPPDKRSYRANFDLFKQLAPDHQPLEDLRSTISEIRDNLAAMSFNDGNYRESQLIRLHVIRAHQQAGRLNNNLQWQNGGQGA from the coding sequence ATGAGAATTTTAATTGTCGGTAATCTGGGGTATGTCGGCCCTAATGTTGTGAATCAGCTTCGCATGACCTATCCCGATGCTGAAATTGCAGGGTTTGATATCGGTTACTTTGCTCACTGTCTGACCAACGCGGGGGTTTTGCCGGAAGTCAAACTGGATATGCAGTATTTTGGTGACCTCAGACAGTTCCCTGAACAGTTGCTTCATGGTGTTGACGTGGTCATCGACCTTGCCGCGATTTCCAACGATCCCATTGGCAACCTGTTCGAAGAGGTGACCATGGATATCAATTACCGTTCGGCTGTCAACCTGGCAAAACTGGCCAAGCGCAACGGGGTGAGGTCCTTCGTATATGCCTCCAGTTGCTCCATGTACGGCCAGGCGGACGATTCTCCTCGCAAAGAAGGGGATCGCCTGAACCCGCTGACCGCCTACGCGCGTTCCAAGGTGGCCGCAGAAGAAGGGCTGGAAAAGCTGGCGGATGAGAATTTTACCGTCACCTGCAACCGTTTCGCCACTGCCTGCGGCTGGTCGAATCGGCTGCGGCTGGATCTGGTTCTCAACGACTTTGTCGCCGGGGCTCTGGTCAATCGCCATATTTCCATACTGAGTGACGGAACCCCCTGGCGGCCGCTGATCAACACCAAAGATATGGCCCGCGCCATCGACTGGGCCGTCGCCCGCCCGGCCGCCAACGGAGGGTCCTTTTTGGCTATCAACTGCGGCAGCAGCGCCTGGAATACCACCATGCTCGAGTTGGCGGAAGCCACTGCAGAAGTGATCCCTGGTGTCGATATTTCCGTCAATCCCGACGCCCCGCCAGATAAGCGCTCCTATCGAGCCAACTTTGATCTGTTCAAGCAACTGGCTCCCGATCATCAGCCCCTGGAGGATTTGCGTTCCACCATCAGCGAGATTCGCGACAACCTGGCGGCCATGTCATTCAATGACGGCAATTATCGAGAATCCCAGTTGATCAGGCTGCACGTCATCAGGGCTCACCAGCAGGCCGGGAGGCTCAACAACAATCTGCAATGGCAAAACGGGGGGCAGGGAGCATGA
- the rfbC gene encoding dTDP-4-dehydrorhamnose 3,5-epimerase — protein sequence MTFTETPLAGAYTIDIDKIGDERGFFGRSWCRREMDEAGLNANIAQINTSLSRYQGTLRGLHYQLAPYQESKMIRCTRGSIFDVIVDLRPDSATFLQWFGTELTADNHRALYSPEGFAQGFITLEDHSEITYFTSEFYAPGMDRGVRYDDPQIGIIWPLAPVVMSDKDKAWPDFSIDQLP from the coding sequence ATGACATTTACCGAAACACCATTGGCGGGCGCCTACACCATAGATATCGATAAAATCGGTGATGAGCGTGGTTTTTTCGGCCGATCTTGGTGCCGCCGGGAAATGGACGAAGCCGGTCTGAACGCGAATATCGCCCAGATCAATACCTCGCTGAGCCGCTACCAGGGAACCCTGCGCGGCCTTCACTACCAGTTGGCGCCCTATCAGGAAAGTAAAATGATCCGCTGTACCCGAGGGTCAATCTTTGATGTCATCGTCGACTTGAGGCCCGATTCAGCGACCTTTCTGCAGTGGTTCGGAACCGAGCTGACGGCCGACAATCATCGCGCTCTTTATTCGCCGGAAGGTTTTGCGCAGGGATTTATCACCCTTGAGGACCATTCTGAAATTACCTACTTCACCAGTGAATTTTATGCGCCCGGCATGGACCGGGGGGTCCGCTACGACGATCCCCAGATCGGTATCATTTGGCCTTTAGCTCCGGTCGTCATGTCCGACAAGGACAAGGCCTGGCCGGACTTCTCCATCGACCAGTTACCCTGA